A part of Dreissena polymorpha isolate Duluth1 chromosome 13, UMN_Dpol_1.0, whole genome shotgun sequence genomic DNA contains:
- the LOC127856598 gene encoding uncharacterized protein LOC127856598 isoform X3, translating into MSGCYDILYLHLGSNDVCCKDSNFYRCVTEILDVVFSVCTEIHVVLCVILPRDFDVRMFPRWPLSGAQLRNYCQWIRSANSMLWELSHHVPSVRYMDYAATKQKSLYLSHDGLHLSAEGARRCLASIHDDLPNQLCVEAAVQDPTEWPALSATEVPVQEHDSTIALFSDIVQTGAQPEIQDKVDASEVPVPRDIKPQTHKITVVTARAKRSATRNVKRYGKKLAKKCHTRSCCSEFVYLDITEDVAVFLPAYKLNGLCLKRKKMEVKTGKVKREKPTMTKKKNKQVPCYNCPNCRVCCSSEDALLDHFITKHSSWKVDRPDTLFNQEDEINVPSNIHCHRDTEEMPQQDDNAANEDKVNVPSHFFFQRDTDETPQQDVDTSQLLLILSNDVELNPGPIFQTIPVPVEAVGSSEKMTIITVKMD; encoded by the exons ATGTCAGGTTGTTACGACATATTGTACCTGCATCTTGGCTCTAACGATGTTTGCTGCAAGGATAGCAATTTCTACCG tTGTGTGACTGAGATCCTTGATGTTGTATTCAGTGTGTGCACTGAAATACACGTGGTGCTTTGCGTGATTCTTCCACGTGATTTTGATGTGAGAATGTTTCCCCGATGGCCACTCTCAGGGGCACAGTTGAGGAACTACTGCCAGTGGATAAGGAGCGCAAACAGCATGCTGTGGGAACTGAGTCACCATGTGCCTTCTGTGAGATACATGGACTATGCAGCAACTAAACAG aagtcCCTGTACTTGTCCCATGATGGACTACATCTGAGTGCTGAAGGGGCTAGGAGGTGTTTAGCATCCATACATGACGACCTGCCAAACCAGCTGTGTGTGGAGGCTGCTGTTCAAGATCCTACAGAATGGCCAGCTCTCTCAGCCACGGAAGTACCGGTTCAGGAGCATGACAGCACCATAGCACTCTTTTCGGATATTGTGCAGACT GGAGCTCAACCAGAGATTCAAGACAAGGTGGATGCAAGTGAAGTACCAGTTCCCAGGGACATTAAGCCTCAGACACATAAAATAACG GTTGTCACAGCCAGAGCTAAGAGGTCTGCAACCAGAAATGTCAAAAGATATGGAAAAAAg TTGGCAAAGAAATGCCACACAAG GTCATGCTGCAGTGAATTTGTTTACCTTGACATTACTGAAGATGTGGCTGTTTTCCTGCCTGCATACAAGTTGAATGGCTTATGCTTG AAACGCAAGAAGATGGAAGTCAAGACTGGTAAGGTTAAAAGGGAGAAACCTACCATGACGAAAAAGAAGAACAAACAG GTCCCTTGCTACAATTGCCCAAACTGCAGGGTGTGCTGTTCATCTGAAGATGCCCTGCTCGACCATTTTATAACGAAGCATTCATCATGGAAAGTTGATAGGCCTGACACACTTTTCAATCAG GAAGATGAAATCAACGTGCCATCCAACATCCATTGCCACCGAGACACTGAAGAGATGCCCCAACAAGATGACAACGCCGCAAATGAAGATAAAGTCAATGTGCCATCCCACTTCTTTTTCCAACGAGACACTGACGAGACGCCCCAACAAGATGTAGACACTTCACAGCTTCTTCTTATTCTTTCAAATGACGTTGAACTTAACCCTGGACCG ATATTCCAGACAATACCGGTCCCTGTGGAAGCGGTTGGCTCAAGCGAGAAGATGACGATAATTACAGTGAAAATGGACTGA
- the LOC127856598 gene encoding uncharacterized protein LOC127856598 isoform X2, whose amino-acid sequence MLGEEHVWCSSDVRVLIAGDSNVHRLKSACPPNARIDFLPVSGAKYVSDRKGFRKLLHQELMSGCYDILYLHLGSNDVCCKDSNFYRCVTEILDVVFSVCTEIHVVLCVILPRDFDVRMFPRWPLSGAQLRNYCQWIRSANSMLWELSHHVPSVRYMDYAATKQKSLYLSHDGLHLSAEGARRCLASIHDDLPNQLCVEAAVQDPTEWPALSATEVPVQEHDSTIALFSDIVQTGAQPEIQDKVDASEVPVPRDIKPQTHKITVVTARAKRSATRNVKRYGKKKRKKMEVKTGKVKREKPTMTKKKNKQVPCYNCPNCRVCCSSEDALLDHFITKHSSWKVDRPDTLFNQEDEINVPSNIHCHRDTEEMPQQDDNAANEDKVNVPSHFFFQRDTDETPQQDVDTSQLLLILSNDVELNPGPIFQTIPVPVEAVGSSEKMTIITVKMD is encoded by the exons ATGCTAG GTGAAGAACATGTCTGGTGCAGCAGCGATGTTCGTGTTCTTATTGCCGGGGATTCCAATGTCCATCGTTTGAAGTCTGCATGTCCTCCAAATGCAAGGATTGACTTTCTGCCCGTATCTG GTGCAAAGTATGTGTCTGACCGGAAGGGCTTTAGAAAGCTGCTGCATCAAGAGCTGATGTCAGGTTGTTACGACATATTGTACCTGCATCTTGGCTCTAACGATGTTTGCTGCAAGGATAGCAATTTCTACCG tTGTGTGACTGAGATCCTTGATGTTGTATTCAGTGTGTGCACTGAAATACACGTGGTGCTTTGCGTGATTCTTCCACGTGATTTTGATGTGAGAATGTTTCCCCGATGGCCACTCTCAGGGGCACAGTTGAGGAACTACTGCCAGTGGATAAGGAGCGCAAACAGCATGCTGTGGGAACTGAGTCACCATGTGCCTTCTGTGAGATACATGGACTATGCAGCAACTAAACAG aagtcCCTGTACTTGTCCCATGATGGACTACATCTGAGTGCTGAAGGGGCTAGGAGGTGTTTAGCATCCATACATGACGACCTGCCAAACCAGCTGTGTGTGGAGGCTGCTGTTCAAGATCCTACAGAATGGCCAGCTCTCTCAGCCACGGAAGTACCGGTTCAGGAGCATGACAGCACCATAGCACTCTTTTCGGATATTGTGCAGACT GGAGCTCAACCAGAGATTCAAGACAAGGTGGATGCAAGTGAAGTACCAGTTCCCAGGGACATTAAGCCTCAGACACATAAAATAACG GTTGTCACAGCCAGAGCTAAGAGGTCTGCAACCAGAAATGTCAAAAGATATGGAAAAAAg AAACGCAAGAAGATGGAAGTCAAGACTGGTAAGGTTAAAAGGGAGAAACCTACCATGACGAAAAAGAAGAACAAACAG GTCCCTTGCTACAATTGCCCAAACTGCAGGGTGTGCTGTTCATCTGAAGATGCCCTGCTCGACCATTTTATAACGAAGCATTCATCATGGAAAGTTGATAGGCCTGACACACTTTTCAATCAG GAAGATGAAATCAACGTGCCATCCAACATCCATTGCCACCGAGACACTGAAGAGATGCCCCAACAAGATGACAACGCCGCAAATGAAGATAAAGTCAATGTGCCATCCCACTTCTTTTTCCAACGAGACACTGACGAGACGCCCCAACAAGATGTAGACACTTCACAGCTTCTTCTTATTCTTTCAAATGACGTTGAACTTAACCCTGGACCG ATATTCCAGACAATACCGGTCCCTGTGGAAGCGGTTGGCTCAAGCGAGAAGATGACGATAATTACAGTGAAAATGGACTGA
- the LOC127856598 gene encoding uncharacterized protein LOC127856598 isoform X1, with the protein MLGEEHVWCSSDVRVLIAGDSNVHRLKSACPPNARIDFLPVSGAKYVSDRKGFRKLLHQELMSGCYDILYLHLGSNDVCCKDSNFYRCVTEILDVVFSVCTEIHVVLCVILPRDFDVRMFPRWPLSGAQLRNYCQWIRSANSMLWELSHHVPSVRYMDYAATKQKSLYLSHDGLHLSAEGARRCLASIHDDLPNQLCVEAAVQDPTEWPALSATEVPVQEHDSTIALFSDIVQTGAQPEIQDKVDASEVPVPRDIKPQTHKITVVTARAKRSATRNVKRYGKKLAKKCHTRSCCSEFVYLDITEDVAVFLPAYKLNGLCLKRKKMEVKTGKVKREKPTMTKKKNKQVPCYNCPNCRVCCSSEDALLDHFITKHSSWKVDRPDTLFNQEDEINVPSNIHCHRDTEEMPQQDDNAANEDKVNVPSHFFFQRDTDETPQQDVDTSQLLLILSNDVELNPGPIFQTIPVPVEAVGSSEKMTIITVKMD; encoded by the exons ATGCTAG GTGAAGAACATGTCTGGTGCAGCAGCGATGTTCGTGTTCTTATTGCCGGGGATTCCAATGTCCATCGTTTGAAGTCTGCATGTCCTCCAAATGCAAGGATTGACTTTCTGCCCGTATCTG GTGCAAAGTATGTGTCTGACCGGAAGGGCTTTAGAAAGCTGCTGCATCAAGAGCTGATGTCAGGTTGTTACGACATATTGTACCTGCATCTTGGCTCTAACGATGTTTGCTGCAAGGATAGCAATTTCTACCG tTGTGTGACTGAGATCCTTGATGTTGTATTCAGTGTGTGCACTGAAATACACGTGGTGCTTTGCGTGATTCTTCCACGTGATTTTGATGTGAGAATGTTTCCCCGATGGCCACTCTCAGGGGCACAGTTGAGGAACTACTGCCAGTGGATAAGGAGCGCAAACAGCATGCTGTGGGAACTGAGTCACCATGTGCCTTCTGTGAGATACATGGACTATGCAGCAACTAAACAG aagtcCCTGTACTTGTCCCATGATGGACTACATCTGAGTGCTGAAGGGGCTAGGAGGTGTTTAGCATCCATACATGACGACCTGCCAAACCAGCTGTGTGTGGAGGCTGCTGTTCAAGATCCTACAGAATGGCCAGCTCTCTCAGCCACGGAAGTACCGGTTCAGGAGCATGACAGCACCATAGCACTCTTTTCGGATATTGTGCAGACT GGAGCTCAACCAGAGATTCAAGACAAGGTGGATGCAAGTGAAGTACCAGTTCCCAGGGACATTAAGCCTCAGACACATAAAATAACG GTTGTCACAGCCAGAGCTAAGAGGTCTGCAACCAGAAATGTCAAAAGATATGGAAAAAAg TTGGCAAAGAAATGCCACACAAG GTCATGCTGCAGTGAATTTGTTTACCTTGACATTACTGAAGATGTGGCTGTTTTCCTGCCTGCATACAAGTTGAATGGCTTATGCTTG AAACGCAAGAAGATGGAAGTCAAGACTGGTAAGGTTAAAAGGGAGAAACCTACCATGACGAAAAAGAAGAACAAACAG GTCCCTTGCTACAATTGCCCAAACTGCAGGGTGTGCTGTTCATCTGAAGATGCCCTGCTCGACCATTTTATAACGAAGCATTCATCATGGAAAGTTGATAGGCCTGACACACTTTTCAATCAG GAAGATGAAATCAACGTGCCATCCAACATCCATTGCCACCGAGACACTGAAGAGATGCCCCAACAAGATGACAACGCCGCAAATGAAGATAAAGTCAATGTGCCATCCCACTTCTTTTTCCAACGAGACACTGACGAGACGCCCCAACAAGATGTAGACACTTCACAGCTTCTTCTTATTCTTTCAAATGACGTTGAACTTAACCCTGGACCG ATATTCCAGACAATACCGGTCCCTGTGGAAGCGGTTGGCTCAAGCGAGAAGATGACGATAATTACAGTGAAAATGGACTGA